Proteins encoded by one window of Myxococcales bacterium:
- the ric gene encoding iron-sulfur cluster repair di-iron protein codes for MGQISGHETVGQLVVERPEASRVFGKLGIDFCCGGKRPIAEVCRDRGLALDEVLALLEQRCRGRRGAAGRTPLTELVSHIVERHHTFTRAELDRLGPMLDKVARVHGERHPEMVEVAALFRAFSADLMRHMRKEEAVLFPAIGQLEAGREVALATPIACMRSEHEVACSELARMRALTSGFSAPSGVCNTFRAALAGLAELEADLHQHVHLENNVLFERVLSGAR; via the coding sequence ATGGGCCAAATCTCGGGGCATGAAACCGTTGGGCAACTCGTCGTCGAGCGCCCAGAGGCGAGTCGGGTGTTTGGCAAGCTCGGGATCGACTTCTGCTGTGGCGGGAAGCGACCGATCGCCGAGGTCTGTCGCGATCGCGGTCTCGCGCTCGATGAGGTGCTCGCTCTGCTCGAGCAGAGGTGCCGAGGTCGGCGCGGAGCAGCTGGGCGGACGCCGCTCACCGAGCTCGTGAGCCACATCGTCGAGCGGCACCACACCTTCACCCGTGCCGAGCTCGACCGGCTCGGCCCGATGCTCGACAAGGTCGCTCGTGTGCACGGCGAGCGACATCCTGAAATGGTCGAGGTGGCTGCGCTGTTCCGAGCGTTTTCAGCCGACCTCATGCGGCACATGCGAAAAGAGGAGGCCGTCCTCTTTCCGGCAATCGGTCAGCTCGAAGCGGGCCGCGAGGTCGCGCTTGCCACGCCGATCGCGTGCATGCGCTCCGAACACGAGGTCGCATGCTCCGAGCTTGCGCGAATGCGCGCGCTGACAAGCGGATTTTCAGCCCCAAGCGGCGTGTGCAATACCTTCCGTGCGGCCCTCGCGGGTCTCGCGGAGCTCGAGGCGGACCTTCACCAACACGTCCACCTCGAAAACAACGTGCTCTTCGAGCGCGTGCTCTCCGGCGCGCGATGA
- a CDS encoding Rrf2 family transcriptional regulator — translation MLSQTVEYALRAVVWLAAHEDGQTTHAIADGTKVPASYLSKVLQGLQRADLVLSRRGVGGGFVLARSPRTIRVLDVVQAVDPLVRIRTCPLGNPAHGTGLCPLHRRLDDAIASVERAFGSTTIDELTGSKVNDRALCPAGSLPTT, via the coding sequence ATGCTCTCCCAGACCGTCGAATACGCGCTTCGGGCCGTCGTCTGGCTCGCCGCGCACGAGGACGGACAGACGACACATGCCATCGCCGATGGCACGAAGGTCCCAGCGAGTTATCTGTCGAAGGTCCTGCAGGGCTTGCAGCGGGCGGATCTCGTCCTGAGTCGCCGCGGCGTCGGGGGCGGCTTCGTCCTGGCCCGATCCCCGCGAACGATTCGCGTCCTCGACGTCGTGCAGGCCGTCGATCCCTTGGTGAGGATCCGGACCTGCCCGCTCGGTAACCCCGCTCACGGCACCGGTCTCTGTCCACTCCACCGACGACTCGACGACGCGATCGCATCCGTCGAGCGAGCCTTCGGCTCGACCACGATCGATGAGCTCACCGGCTCGAAGGTCAACGATCGCGCCCTCTGTCCGGCGGGCTCGTTGCCCACGACCTGA